Within Myceligenerans xiligouense, the genomic segment CCGGACGGCAGGTCACGTACGTGTCAGACGGCGCGCCGCTTGAGCTTGCGGCGTTCCCGCTCGGAAAGCCCGCCCCAGATGCCGAATCGCTCGTCGTTGGCGAGGGCGTAGTCGAGGCACTCCGCCTTGACCTCGCACCCCTGGCAGACCTTCTTCGCCTCGCGTGTGGAGCCGCCCTTCTCGGGGAAGAACGCCTCGGGGTCGGTCTGCGCGCAGAGTGCGCGTTCCTGCCAGCCGAGCAGGGCGTCTTCCTGCTCCTCGTCGAAGAGCGACAGCACGTCCGCCATGGTCTCGCTCGGGCGTTCGGTGTCGGACGGAATCCCGCCGTCCGGTTCCAGCATGTCCCACATGATGTGCCCCTCCATGCCGCCTCTGTCGGTCATGTGTCGCGCGTGGCCGCGCGCTTGCTTCGCTACGAAAACTGCATACATGGAATTACACGCGTGTCGTCTGGAGTCGTCAAGCGGAAGTGTGCTATCGGCAGAGGGCTTCACAAGAAAATCGCCCCCACCTCAGTTGACGGTCACGGGCGGTGCGTGCGGGCGCGCGGCGTTGCGCGGCGCGTAGCCTCTGGGCATGCTCGTCTCCACTCTTCTCGACCGCCTCCAGTCCGATCCCGGCCGTCCCCGCCTCACCTGGTACGGCGACGACGGCGAACGGGTCGAGCTCTCCGGGGCGGTCCTCGCGAACTGGGTCGCGAAGACCACGAATCTGCTCGTCGAGGAGTACGACGCACAGCCCGGCTCGATGGTTGGGGTGAACCTGCCGGTGCATTGGCGAACCGTGACCTGGGCACTCGCCGCGTGGCGGGTGGGTGCCACCGTGGTGCTGCGCGACGACTCCCGCGCGCCCGGCGAGCCCGGTGCCACGAACGAGCCCGGCCCCGCCGGTGAACCCGTGACGTCCGGCACGGCAGGCCCGATTTCCACCGAGAACCTCGACGTCGTCGTCACGGATTCTCCGGAGCGCTGGACGGCGTCGGGCGCCGAGCTCGTGGCCGTCAGCCTGCCGGCGCTGGCCCGACGGTACGACGGCGACCTGCCCCCTGGTGCGATGGACGCGGCCGCCGCCGTGATGACGTATGCGGACCAGGTGATCTACGCACCCGAGCCGGAAGCCGGTCGCACGGCCCTGACCGGTGCCGGGGCGGACGGTTCTCCCGTGCCCGCCGTCCGCCACGACGAGCTCGTGCCTGAGGCCGAGGACGGCGGTGCGCGGGTGCTGGTCGACGGCCGGGGTGCTCCCGCCGACGTGCTGCGCGAGCTCCTGCGGGTCTGGGCCGGCGCGGGCTCCGTGGTACTCACGAGCCCCGCCACGGCCGCCGCTCTGGAGGTCGACCCGGCGCGCCGTGAGCGGCTCGTGACCACCGAGAAGATCGAGAAGATCACCTGACCTGTTCTCCACGAACCCTCTACCGACCCTCTGTGCCGCCTCTGCGCGCGTGCAAGTCCCCTCCCCTATGCTTTGAAGTTGTGACCTTTCCCGACTTCAGCACGCCCGGAGCGGGCCTGGACCAGTCAGCCGGTCCCGCTCACGCGCGGGTTCCGGCCGGGCATGGTTCCAGGGCACGCGTCGTGGCGCTGGTGGTGACGGGCGTCCTCGCGTTCGCGCTCTCCGGGGCCGCCGCGGCCGTGGCCCGGTGGACGGGAAACATCGACACGGCGTCGACGAGGACGCTGACGAACCGCCCGGAGAAGGTCACACCCACCGACCCGAACGCCGGCGAGCCGGTGAACCTGCTGCTGATGGGGAGCGACTCGCGCGAGGGCGCGAACGTGAACATCGGCGGCTCGGCCGACGGCGGTGAGCGCTCGGACACCACGATCCTCCTGCACATCTCGGGGGACCGGCGCCGGGTCGAGGCGATCTCCATCCCGCGCGACTCCACGGTCGACATCCCGTCGTGCGTCGCGACCAACGGGTCCACCACCGCGCCGCAGCGCACCAAGTTCAACGCGGCCTTCGCCGCGGGAGCCCTGGTGGGCGGCGACACGGCGTCGGGCGCCCTGTGCGCGATGCAGACCGTCGAGGCCCTGACCGGCGTCTTTCTCGACGGGTTCATGGTGATCGACTTCCAGGGCTTCCAGCGGATGATCGACGCCGTGGGCGGGGTCGAACTCTGCATCGCGGAGGAGATCTACGCGCCCGAGGCG encodes:
- a CDS encoding WhiB family transcriptional regulator, coding for MADVLSLFDEEQEDALLGWQERALCAQTDPEAFFPEKGGSTREAKKVCQGCEVKAECLDYALANDERFGIWGGLSERERRKLKRRAV
- a CDS encoding TIGR03089 family protein, with product MLVSTLLDRLQSDPGRPRLTWYGDDGERVELSGAVLANWVAKTTNLLVEEYDAQPGSMVGVNLPVHWRTVTWALAAWRVGATVVLRDDSRAPGEPGATNEPGPAGEPVTSGTAGPISTENLDVVVTDSPERWTASGAELVAVSLPALARRYDGDLPPGAMDAAAAVMTYADQVIYAPEPEAGRTALTGAGADGSPVPAVRHDELVPEAEDGGARVLVDGRGAPADVLRELLRVWAGAGSVVLTSPATAAALEVDPARRERLVTTEKIEKIT
- a CDS encoding LCP family protein; this translates as MTFPDFSTPGAGLDQSAGPAHARVPAGHGSRARVVALVVTGVLAFALSGAAAAVARWTGNIDTASTRTLTNRPEKVTPTDPNAGEPVNLLLMGSDSREGANVNIGGSADGGERSDTTILLHISGDRRRVEAISIPRDSTVDIPSCVATNGSTTAPQRTKFNAAFAAGALVGGDTASGALCAMQTVEALTGVFLDGFMVIDFQGFQRMIDAVGGVELCIAEEIYAPEANDLHLQPGVQTLGGELALDYARARKGVGDGSDLSRIGRQQQLLASLVRTVLSAETLANPGKTLSFVDAVTSSMTMDDQTAQLDRLTGLAYSLRDLGPGAITFLTVPYAPDPANPSANVVWTDEAALLWENIKNDRPIDHDPTAPSASPSATEESSAAPGASASPSAPDGETIDSTASPSTDDVKEAGKEAFTGADTTAVCG